In Halanaeroarchaeum sp. HSR-CO, one DNA window encodes the following:
- a CDS encoding MarR family transcriptional regulator, translating into MKAIVPVCHEFHANYLFNEHQLKPFFAADARVKAGDGKVVEQFSYDGDEWIATLYYQDSGIVHPDDHRQHLPAAIDWNLDTVREFRIAVERHPDQDPIGEQKANFHIAPRWPEMVAEKKNGSVKKISVPEHFGIGVNVSAKGANIDFHRYEPLLRAAAGAVGINRHYFQDPHDFSNVQDAERYVRLDKDESGPVHARDGPIARMSHLLENDRAGYRKIVQQDRTFEGDELPGFYHTVTLDQRRVQEMFPDHQLPVEVKHYYVRHPFSFEDDHPLRHPKLGASFQVSQFDGKIGVSDEDLTQLKRELDRIVRSVLANAGLDVAPERGNGPYFEDPYFPIDVAERGPDPVSLDLTRIRQESESIVVKHLADGLSPVQWETLETAVTDGGQLSPADVAEENDRHLNSVYRALRGMDDLLERAYGKVSLKNSHVAELVLDAVERARESHRRAVETVAKAEEATERGIDETTSAFVAWCAKHGIDVDDRSEARMKIRLSDEPKRVTRQRMKRAYNLWVASNRDPARFRQAQVVFDRGPKATASQYLRR; encoded by the coding sequence ATGAAGGCTATCGTGCCCGTTTGCCACGAGTTCCATGCGAATTATCTCTTCAACGAGCACCAGCTAAAACCGTTCTTCGCGGCCGATGCACGGGTGAAGGCCGGCGACGGGAAGGTCGTCGAGCAGTTCTCGTACGACGGCGATGAATGGATCGCGACGCTGTACTACCAGGACTCCGGGATCGTCCATCCCGACGATCACCGCCAGCACCTTCCCGCCGCGATCGACTGGAATCTCGATACCGTCCGCGAGTTCCGCATCGCCGTCGAGCGACACCCCGACCAGGATCCGATCGGCGAGCAGAAGGCGAACTTCCACATCGCCCCCCGGTGGCCGGAGATGGTCGCCGAGAAAAAGAACGGATCTGTAAAGAAAATCAGCGTCCCCGAGCACTTCGGGATCGGCGTGAACGTCAGTGCGAAAGGGGCGAACATCGACTTTCACCGCTACGAACCCCTGCTTCGCGCCGCTGCTGGAGCGGTTGGAATCAATCGCCACTACTTCCAGGACCCGCACGACTTCTCGAACGTCCAGGACGCCGAGCGATACGTCCGACTCGACAAAGACGAGAGCGGGCCAGTCCACGCCCGCGACGGCCCGATCGCCCGTATGAGCCACCTCCTGGAGAACGATCGTGCCGGGTATCGAAAGATAGTCCAGCAGGATCGGACCTTCGAGGGCGACGAGCTGCCGGGATTCTATCACACTGTGACCCTCGATCAGCGCCGCGTCCAGGAGATGTTTCCCGATCACCAGCTGCCCGTCGAGGTTAAACACTACTACGTCCGACACCCGTTTTCCTTCGAGGATGACCACCCGCTTCGGCATCCGAAGCTCGGCGCGTCCTTCCAGGTCTCGCAGTTCGACGGCAAGATCGGTGTCTCCGACGAGGATCTGACTCAGCTGAAACGAGAGCTCGACCGCATCGTCCGGTCGGTCCTCGCGAACGCCGGCCTCGACGTCGCCCCGGAACGTGGAAACGGCCCCTACTTCGAGGATCCGTATTTCCCCATCGACGTCGCCGAACGTGGCCCCGATCCCGTCTCGCTCGATCTCACCAGGATCCGCCAGGAGAGCGAAAGCATCGTCGTGAAACACCTGGCTGATGGGCTCTCGCCCGTTCAGTGGGAGACTCTGGAGACAGCCGTAACCGACGGCGGCCAGCTCTCTCCGGCCGACGTCGCGGAGGAAAACGACCGGCACCTGAACAGCGTCTATCGAGCGCTCCGCGGCATGGACGATCTCCTGGAGCGGGCGTACGGAAAAGTCTCGCTGAAAAACTCCCACGTCGCCGAGCTCGTCCTGGACGCAGTAGAACGAGCCCGCGAGTCTCACCGACGGGCCGTCGAGACAGTCGCGAAGGCCGAGGAAGCCACCGAGCGCGGGATCGACGAGACTACCAGCGCCTTCGTCGCCTGGTGTGCGAAACACGGGATCGACGTCGACGACCGATCCGAGGCCCGCATGAAGATCCGGCTCTCGGACGAGCCCAAGCGAGTCACTCGCCAGCGGATGAAGCGGGCGTACAACCTGTGGGTGGCCTCGAACCGTGATCCAGCCCGCTTCCGACAGGCACAGGTGGTCTTTGACAGGGGACCGAAGGCCACAGCCTCCCAGTACCTCCGGCGATAG
- a CDS encoding surface glycoprotein, with protein MKGRAITLSALLVLSMIGGVVAISGTAAAGPPGFVTTGSGVSDETVDPSNPPKDKLPEQAQGNPGGDTGDTGPPGQTGPPGNSGQGGPPAHALEKMPDHARENVMASRSTMEIQWGSTSSGSPALVVTDDQVSESGEVAIPVEAFEETMGGVPLTARGVHESGERWTAEIEQSDGYATFEIPHFSTNTVTFSGTVQIGDTMVDGSTISYDLNSLDAASDPTIQLTGKTNTEQLSKTYSLLDGGSQSFTVGGNQPTDLTLELTGTEYSRTEENSTGMYVNHDMYDSLVDETKTGVMYEATESETYEAAIDWYISIEQSGQGDTFIDAKVYYRTYDASADSYSSWTEIKHLSDNTLDAGGSRSGTYTTSLDLDAGDRVEGKSEVYYGDGGDDYNWGKAKVGPSNYTVTNPSGEVSGSIAGEAYSSPTLSVGETWNTTVSGVSTGDHSIDASSSNGGSVDVNIEGTEKTQTQDPGVELNGQTVSHSGTLADGETTTLTLNQSALQEGTNTVNVSMPSLSADAPAMQVGVDYSHDAMDDQNVSYEAEKFSERYEVSKTYASDRGDPTLTLPFADEAVSIRQAEYRINGGDWQTTDNWVVSNTTGTIHLPDAAAGDTYEVRANASKVAVDNGAIRVLEATATADSLDSKIEITEHRPDFSLDVSGIDDERMVYAADQSWGEPDSHVLIDANGNQKLRLPEAGPGSTTHIRDLPMWATTENDVEISIEDGSVPRFEVRPGSTEGDAVEIEYRDTVSGQAYALQKPDASDPTAVDTAESPVYFSTIDSLATYEIVETTLDGGATQPIGPIESDSGSPSPILLLVGIVGALGGLLLIARGLGGSSRTGRSSSRSLSFRGYSLSLPSLPSLPTSSRTEQTSRLVVIGGMVIIGIVALELATPDSLYQTALTAAAMSASALQELLTIAMGVGALLGIWLLDQRTAESIPRWLMGVAAVVTVVYMLETIQPGVLLGPASEGFETISPLFWLVLLGGGSYFVYGYIQAKRAPDTTVTLDLGDRR; from the coding sequence ATGAAGGGTCGAGCGATCACGCTGTCGGCGCTGCTGGTGCTGTCGATGATCGGCGGCGTGGTGGCGATCTCGGGAACGGCCGCAGCTGGGCCACCCGGATTCGTCACGACTGGCTCGGGCGTCTCGGACGAAACGGTCGATCCGTCGAACCCGCCGAAAGACAAGCTGCCCGAACAGGCGCAGGGCAATCCCGGCGGCGATACCGGCGATACTGGTCCGCCGGGCCAGACCGGTCCGCCAGGCAACTCCGGCCAGGGCGGTCCGCCAGCACACGCCCTGGAGAAGATGCCGGATCACGCTCGCGAGAACGTGATGGCCTCTCGTTCGACGATGGAGATTCAGTGGGGATCGACGTCGAGCGGGAGCCCGGCACTGGTCGTGACTGACGACCAGGTGAGCGAATCGGGCGAGGTCGCTATCCCGGTCGAAGCCTTCGAGGAGACGATGGGCGGCGTGCCGCTGACGGCTCGTGGCGTTCACGAGTCGGGCGAGCGCTGGACTGCGGAGATCGAGCAGTCAGACGGCTATGCCACCTTCGAGATCCCGCACTTCTCGACGAACACAGTCACGTTCTCGGGAACGGTGCAGATCGGGGATACGATGGTCGATGGCTCGACGATCAGCTATGATCTGAACTCCCTCGACGCCGCGAGTGATCCAACGATACAGTTGACGGGCAAAACAAACACCGAGCAACTCTCGAAGACCTATTCGCTCTTAGATGGGGGGAGTCAATCGTTCACGGTCGGAGGCAATCAGCCAACCGACCTAACGCTGGAATTGACCGGGACAGAATACAGTCGGACGGAGGAAAACAGCACAGGGATGTATGTCAATCACGACATGTATGACAGTTTAGTAGACGAGACAAAAACTGGCGTGATGTATGAGGCTACCGAGTCGGAGACCTATGAAGCGGCGATTGATTGGTATATATCTATTGAACAATCCGGCCAAGGGGATACATTCATTGACGCAAAGGTCTATTATCGGACCTACGACGCCTCTGCGGATTCTTACTCGTCATGGACGGAAATAAAACACCTTAGCGACAATACTTTAGACGCCGGGGGCTCAAGGAGCGGGACGTACACGACCTCCCTAGATCTCGACGCGGGCGATCGGGTTGAGGGGAAGTCTGAGGTCTATTACGGCGACGGTGGAGACGACTATAATTGGGGAAAGGCGAAGGTCGGCCCGAGTAATTACACGGTCACAAACCCATCGGGCGAGGTGTCGGGTTCTATCGCTGGCGAGGCATACAGTAGTCCCACCCTCTCGGTCGGTGAGACGTGGAATACGACGGTCTCGGGGGTCTCCACGGGCGATCACTCGATAGATGCTTCATCCTCAAATGGCGGGAGTGTCGATGTGAATATTGAAGGGACCGAGAAGACACAAACGCAAGACCCCGGCGTGGAACTTAACGGGCAGACGGTCTCGCACTCGGGGACGCTCGCGGATGGAGAGACCACTACGCTCACGCTGAATCAGTCGGCCCTCCAGGAGGGGACGAACACGGTCAACGTCTCGATGCCGTCGCTCTCCGCTGATGCTCCAGCGATGCAGGTGGGCGTCGATTACTCCCACGACGCGATGGACGACCAGAACGTCTCCTACGAGGCCGAGAAGTTCAGCGAGCGCTACGAGGTATCGAAAACGTACGCGAGCGATCGCGGGGACCCGACGCTGACGCTACCGTTCGCCGATGAAGCTGTCTCGATCCGCCAGGCCGAGTACCGGATCAACGGCGGCGATTGGCAAACGACGGATAACTGGGTCGTCTCGAACACGACGGGAACGATCCACCTGCCGGACGCAGCTGCGGGCGACACCTACGAGGTACGGGCGAACGCCTCGAAGGTGGCCGTCGATAACGGCGCCATTCGCGTGCTGGAAGCGACGGCGACGGCTGACTCGCTGGACTCGAAGATCGAGATCACCGAACACCGCCCGGACTTCTCGCTCGACGTCTCCGGCATCGACGACGAGCGGATGGTCTACGCGGCCGATCAGTCCTGGGGCGAACCCGACTCCCACGTCCTGATCGACGCGAACGGCAACCAGAAACTCCGACTCCCGGAGGCTGGGCCGGGCTCGACGACGCACATCCGAGACCTGCCGATGTGGGCGACGACCGAGAACGACGTCGAGATCTCGATCGAGGACGGTTCGGTTCCCCGTTTCGAGGTGCGCCCCGGCAGCACTGAGGGCGATGCCGTCGAGATCGAGTACCGCGACACGGTGAGCGGGCAGGCGTACGCGCTCCAGAAACCGGACGCGAGCGATCCGACGGCGGTGGACACGGCGGAAAGCCCGGTCTACTTCTCGACGATCGACTCGCTCGCCACCTACGAGATCGTGGAAACGACCCTCGACGGTGGTGCGACACAGCCCATCGGCCCGATCGAATCCGACTCGGGATCGCCGTCGCCGATCCTGCTGCTGGTCGGGATCGTCGGTGCACTCGGTGGCCTGCTGTTGATCGCCCGCGGTCTCGGAGGGTCGAGCCGGACGGGAAGATCGTCGAGCCGGTCGCTGTCCTTCCGTGGCTACTCGCTGTCGCTGCCGTCGCTCCCGTCGCTGCCGACGTCGAGCCGGACGGAACAGACGTCGCGACTGGTCGTGATCGGTGGCATGGTCATCATCGGGATCGTCGCTCTGGAGCTGGCGACGCCCGACTCGCTGTATCAGACGGCACTCACGGCGGCGGCCATGTCGGCGTCGGCCCTCCAGGAGCTCCTTACGATCGCGATGGGTGTGGGTGCGCTGCTGGGAATCTGGCTCCTGGACCAGCGGACGGCCGAGTCGATCCCGCGCTGGCTGATGGGCGTGGCCGCAGTCGTCACGGTGGTCTACATGCTGGAAACGATCCAGCCGGGCGTGCTCCTGGGACCAGCCTCGGAAGGCTTCGAAACGATCTCGCCGCTGTTCTGGTTGGTGCTGCTCGGCGGCGGATCCTACTTCGTGTACGGCTACATCCAGGCAAAACGTGCGCCGGATACGACGGTCACACTCGACTTAGGTGATCGGCGGTGA